The Octopus vulgaris mitochondrion, complete genome DNA window CTAATAAACCACCTACATACACCAAAAATAATATATAACCATATCAAGAATAAATAAAAAAAGAAATCAAAATCCTCATAAAAATCCTAACTAATATAATTATAAATCCTAATCTCAACGGTTGAATTAAAATAATTAATAAACTAACAATAGAAAACCCTAACGAAAAATATATTATCAATACCATATCAAAAAATAAAATATCATTTTAATCTATAACTTCCAATGTTATTATTTTAATTAAACTATTTTTTGGATTTATAAATAAAACATTATTTTACTAAACACTCCAACAAAGATTAAAATTATTAATACACATGGTAAATACCTCTTCCAAATTAGATATATCAATAAATCATAACGATATCGAGGATAACTCGCACGAACTCAAATAAATAAAAATCTTAACAATCCTACAATTAATGATATAGAAAACCCAATAGAAACGCTTAAAAATCCTCCTCCAAAAAATAACACTCCACATAAAAACCTCATAAATAAAATATTACTATACTCAGCTATAAATAGCAAAGCAAATCCTACTCCTCCATACTCAACATTAAAACCTGAAACTAACTCTGACTCCCCTTCAGCAAAATCAAAAGGAGCTCGATGAGTCTCCGCAATTATCGACACAACCCACATTATAAATATAAAAAAATTAACAAAAAAAATTCAACAAATATACTGATATTTTAATAAATTTACTAAACTAATACTTCCCACCAACAACAAACAACTCATTAAAATTAAAGATATCCTAACCTCATAAGAAATTCTTTGAGCAACTGCACGCACAGACCCTAATAAAGCATACTTAGAATTGGAAAATCAACCGGCACCCATAACACAATAAACACCAATACTAGAAATACATAAAAACATCATCATACTTATCCCCCCCATCCTTACAAAAAAATATCCATTATATAATATTCACAAAAATAAAGCAAAAAATAAACTTAAAAATGGACAAACTAAAAAGGGAAAATAATTAACTAAGGTAGGCTTAATATACTCTTTTCTAAATAATTTAATTGCATCTGATAAAGGTTGAGGTAATCCTATTAAACCTACTTTATTAGGACCTTTACGTAACTGAAAATATCTTAATCCTTTTCGCTCCAATAATGTAAAAAAAGCAACCGCCAATAATGCAGAAATACATGCAACCACATACGAAACCAATTCAACAAACATTATTAAGAGAAAATAATAAAAATTTCCATAATAGGATCTTAAATCCTACACACTAATCTGCCATCTTAATATAAAGTAAAAGTTATACTTTTATAAAATAATCCTAAATTATTCACATATTTCTGCCAACTTTATCCAATATTTATAAAATTAATTAAAAACAATTAATCATAATCAATCCTTTCGTACTAAATCAAATAAAAAAATAATTTAAAAGATAAAAACCAACCTGGTTTTCACCGGTTTGAACTCAGATCATGTAAAATTTTAAAAATCGAACAGATTTACCTAATAAAGCCTCTACACCTTAAGGTCAATTTTAATCCAACATCGAGGTCGCAATCTCTTTTTTCAATATGAACTCTCAAAAAAAATTACGCTGTTATCCCTATGGTAACTTATCTTCTAAGCAAAAAACTTGGTTTATTCTTCAACTAAATTTAAAATTAAGGAAGTTAATAAAACACTTTAAATTAATTTTTATTCCTTGATCACCCCAACCAAAGTTATTTACAAATAAATCATATATATATACATATATATATCTATATAATAACAAAAGCTCAATAGGGTCTTTTCGTCCCTTTAAATAATTAAAGCTTTTTCACTATAAAAATTAATTTCTAATAAATAAAATAGAGACAGTTAAATTCTCGTCAAACCATTCATTCTAGCCCCAATTTATAGAGCAAATTATTATGCTACCTTAGTACAGTTATAATACCGCAGCTGTTAAATATTAATCACCGAGCAGGCCCAACTCTTCATTAAAAAAACTCAAAGAGACATGTTTTTGATAAACAGGCGAAATTTATCCTTGCCAAATTCCTTTAATTTACTTTAATATATAAACCTATATTTATATTAATTAACTTTAAATTCAAATACTAAAAATAAAACTAATTATATATACCATCCAAAAATACTCATTCTAACATTATATTTCACTTTTTATAATTAAAAGATATTTATCCAACTGCTATAAAGAAAATTTAATAATATAAATAACATTAAAAATAACAATAAAGAAAAAATATTAATTCAACTTCAATTAATCATCTTATTATATACATTCTTACAATAATATATGAAGCTTATCCCCCAATACTTAAACTAAAAAAACTACCAACCATAAATAATTTTTAACTAACACTAAAATGTAAAAATAAATAAACTAGCTATCATACAAATCGAATAGCATTTCACTACCATTTACTCTTAAAATAATAACTTTACCACGTTAACTACACATAAAATACTACTAAAACAAATAAATCTTCATATTTCGAGAAAATTATATCCATAAAATAATATTATTAAACCATTATGCAAAAGGTACAAAACTTAAATTTTACTATAACTAAATTCACAAAATTCTACATCCTTCTCAGTACATACAAATAAATATTTCTATACCCATTACTTTAAAATCAAAAACTTTTATCAATACTTCTACTCAAAATAAATATCAAAATAAAAACCCAATCTAAATCAAAAATAATTTAAATAAAATTATCCTCTCAACGTAAGTGAGACACATTACAATTATGTTAATTTTTGTATTATATACTCCTCCAGAAACAATTTCCATTACCTCTACTATGTTACGACTTATCTTATTTAAACAACAAGAGTGACGGGCGATATGTACACTTTACAAAACCACATTCAACTACACATACTAATAATCAAGTTTACTATCAAGTCCACCTTACTAACAAAATTTAATTTTCATTATCC harbors:
- the ND1 gene encoding NADH dehydrogenase subunit 1, which codes for MFVELVSYVVACISALLAVAFFTLLERKGLSYFQLRKGPNKVGLMGLPQPLSDAIKLFSKEYIKPTLVNYFPFLVCPFLSLFFALFLWMLYNGYFFVSMGGMSMMMFLCISSIGVYCVMGAGWFSNSKYALLGSVRAVAQSISYEVSMSLILMSCLLLVGSISLVNLLKYQYICWIFFVNFFMFMMWVVSMIAETHRAPFDFAEGESELVSGFNVEYGGVGFALLFMAEYSNILFMSFLCGVLFFGGGFLSVSIGFSMSLIVGLLSFLFIWVRASYPRYRYDLLMYLIWKSYLPCVLMILIFVGVFSKMMFYL